A part of Mycolicibacterium sp. TUM20985 genomic DNA contains:
- a CDS encoding DUF4245 domain-containing protein gives MAADSPISGSAFGSWDTGNVTTPQAAPEPKPAKSRLLQDGRDMFWSMAPLVLVCIVLAGVLGMCSFAPNGPGQAPVLPYDTSAALQADADALEISIRMPRLPEGWRANSGSRASIDGGRTDAAGKPARAVVSRTGFLAPTGMFISLIQSDADEPSLVRYIDNDLAPTGTQDVNGVRWIVYEGGEDSQPVWTTRLKGPTGPAQIAVTGPAGTDEYRTLAAATQSQPPLPVR, from the coding sequence ATGGCTGCAGATTCTCCCATTAGTGGTTCTGCGTTTGGGAGCTGGGATACTGGCAATGTGACCACACCCCAGGCGGCTCCGGAGCCGAAGCCGGCCAAGTCGCGGCTGTTGCAGGACGGCCGCGACATGTTCTGGTCCATGGCGCCGCTCGTACTGGTGTGCATCGTGCTCGCAGGCGTGCTGGGAATGTGTTCGTTCGCGCCCAACGGGCCAGGTCAGGCGCCGGTCCTGCCGTACGACACCTCGGCGGCGTTGCAGGCCGACGCCGACGCGCTCGAGATTTCCATCCGCATGCCGCGGCTGCCCGAAGGCTGGCGGGCCAACTCGGGCTCGCGGGCCAGCATCGACGGCGGCCGGACCGATGCAGCGGGTAAGCCGGCTCGCGCCGTGGTCTCCCGTACGGGGTTCCTCGCGCCGACGGGCATGTTCATCAGCCTGATCCAGAGCGACGCCGACGAGCCGAGCCTCGTCAGGTACATCGACAACGACCTGGCCCCGACGGGCACGCAGGACGTCAACGGCGTGCGGTGGATCGTCTACGAGGGTGGCGAGGACTCCCAGCCGGTCTGGACGACGCGGCTCAAGGGGCCGACGGGTCCGGCGCAGATCGCCGTGACGGGGCCCGCGGGTACTGACGAGTACCGTACGCTGGCAGCGGCCACGCAGTCGCAGCCGCCGTTGCCCGTCCGCTAG
- a CDS encoding dienelactone hydrolase family protein encodes MPGPEADLTGWAAAPFTAEGLTYDVYRKGEGPGVVLIPEMPGLHPGVLALGNHLVDNGFTVAAPSLYGTPGKPGIRPGAVPVMVRGCVAKEFAAFATNADRPIAHYLRALARDLNERTPGKGVGVIGECWSGGFALAAAVDDSVLAPVLSQPSLPIGLTAKQKADPGLSEEELKIVERRAAEDGLCALGLRFSEDPMSPGARFTTLKARLGDAFEVIEINSKKGNPYGFGKMAHSVLTLEVREVDGHPAYEARKRVVEFLTERLAAT; translated from the coding sequence ATGCCCGGACCAGAAGCCGACCTGACCGGATGGGCTGCCGCGCCCTTCACCGCCGAGGGATTGACCTATGACGTGTACCGCAAGGGCGAAGGCCCCGGCGTGGTGCTCATCCCCGAGATGCCCGGACTCCATCCCGGCGTCCTGGCGCTCGGTAATCACCTGGTGGACAACGGGTTCACCGTCGCGGCGCCGTCGCTGTACGGCACGCCCGGAAAGCCGGGAATCAGGCCGGGTGCGGTGCCGGTGATGGTGCGAGGTTGCGTGGCAAAGGAATTCGCCGCGTTCGCCACCAATGCCGACCGCCCGATCGCCCACTATCTGCGCGCGCTGGCCCGTGACCTCAACGAGCGGACACCGGGTAAGGGTGTCGGCGTCATCGGCGAGTGCTGGAGCGGTGGCTTCGCGCTGGCCGCCGCCGTCGACGACAGCGTGCTGGCGCCGGTGCTCAGCCAGCCGTCGCTGCCCATCGGTCTGACGGCCAAGCAGAAGGCCGACCCTGGGCTGTCCGAGGAAGAGCTGAAGATCGTCGAACGTCGGGCGGCCGAAGACGGCCTGTGTGCACTCGGTCTGCGATTCAGTGAGGATCCGATGTCACCCGGCGCCCGCTTCACGACGCTGAAGGCGCGACTCGGTGACGCCTTCGAGGTAATCGAGATCAACTCGAAGAAGGGCAACCCGTACGGCTTTGGCAAGATGGCCCATTCGGTGCTCACGCTGGAGGTCCGCGAAGTCGACGGCCATCCGGCCTACGAGGCGCGCAAGCGAGTCGTCGAGTTCCTCACCGAGCGGCTTGCCGCGACATAG
- a CDS encoding AI-2E family transporter has product MNTEFTQTQKRALAVATVLALVFAAYFLRGFFMLIVVAAVATYLFNPLFDLFLRRFGRGLSVTFTLLAALFAVIIPLSLLVLLAVVQISAMVRSISAWASRTDLSSLGDRALAFVNDTVDRIPFLADVNVTPELLQERMSTVAQSAGEWALGFLQGAVGGLAGGLTAAVLFIYVFISLLTNRERVQFLIRKLNPLGEDVTDLYLEKMGAMVRGAVFGQFVIALAQGFAGAISIYLGGFHEGFFIFAILLSAMSVIPLGGGVISIPFGVGMMLFGNVFGGIFVIAWHLIVVTNIDNVLRPILIPRAARLDSALMLLAVFAGITMFGFLGIIIGPVLMIVIVTTVSVYLAVFKDVPIDDPDDPDDEDDEPKAPGRIATLITKARERLWARRDEARRRAQEATASRTTAR; this is encoded by the coding sequence ATGAATACGGAGTTCACCCAGACGCAGAAGCGGGCCCTGGCGGTCGCGACCGTCCTCGCCCTCGTCTTCGCCGCGTACTTCCTGCGCGGCTTCTTCATGCTGATCGTCGTGGCTGCCGTCGCGACCTATCTGTTCAATCCCCTGTTCGACCTATTCCTCCGTCGCTTCGGCCGGGGCCTCTCGGTGACGTTCACGCTCCTGGCCGCGCTCTTCGCGGTGATCATCCCGTTGAGCCTGCTCGTCCTGCTCGCGGTGGTGCAGATCAGCGCAATGGTCCGCAGCATCTCGGCCTGGGCGTCGCGGACCGACCTGAGCTCGCTCGGCGATCGGGCGCTGGCGTTCGTCAACGACACGGTCGACAGGATCCCGTTCCTCGCCGACGTCAACGTGACGCCGGAACTGTTGCAGGAGCGGATGAGTACCGTCGCCCAAAGCGCCGGCGAGTGGGCGCTGGGGTTCCTGCAGGGCGCCGTGGGCGGGCTCGCCGGTGGCCTCACCGCGGCCGTCCTCTTCATCTACGTGTTCATCTCGCTACTGACCAACCGCGAACGCGTGCAATTCCTCATCCGAAAGCTCAATCCGCTGGGCGAGGACGTCACCGACCTCTATCTCGAGAAGATGGGGGCGATGGTGCGCGGCGCGGTCTTCGGTCAGTTCGTCATCGCGCTCGCCCAGGGCTTCGCGGGCGCGATCTCGATCTACCTGGGCGGCTTTCACGAGGGATTCTTCATCTTCGCGATCCTGCTGTCGGCGATGTCGGTGATACCGCTCGGCGGCGGAGTCATCAGCATCCCGTTCGGCGTCGGAATGATGCTGTTCGGCAACGTCTTCGGTGGCATCTTCGTCATCGCCTGGCATCTCATCGTCGTCACCAACATCGACAACGTGCTGCGTCCGATCCTGATCCCCCGGGCGGCGCGCCTTGATTCCGCGTTGATGCTGTTGGCCGTGTTCGCAGGCATCACGATGTTCGGGTTCCTGGGCATCATCATCGGCCCGGTGCTGATGATCGTGATCGTCACGACCGTCAGCGTCTATCTCGCGGTCTTCAAGGACGTCCCGATCGACGACCCCGACGACCCCGACGACGAGGACGACGAGCCGAAGGCGCCGGGCCGCATCGCCACACTGATCACCAAGGCCCGGGAACGACTTTGGGCTCGACGCGACGAAGCACGTCGGCGCGCGCAGGAGGCTACGGCGTCGCGAACAACCGCTCGGTGA
- a CDS encoding SDR family NAD(P)-dependent oxidoreductase has product MKNAIIVGGASGIGWASARALAADGYRVVIADLNLEGARNRAAELGEPHRGEFVDVADEDSVATLFEQTGPVDAVVSCAGFSTIGLIVDMAVEQFRSVIDVCLTGAFIVAKYAGRHLVDGGSLVSISSLNGRQPAVGMVAYCSAKAGLSMLTQVAALELAPRGIRVNAVAPGFVHTPLTEGAAMVPGVVEEYVENTPLGRAGTAEDVAEAVLYLTKAAWLTGEVLDLNGGAHMMRYPDIMGHIMKLSAQ; this is encoded by the coding sequence ATGAAGAACGCGATCATCGTCGGCGGAGCGTCGGGCATCGGTTGGGCATCGGCTCGGGCCCTCGCCGCCGACGGGTACCGGGTCGTCATCGCCGACCTCAACCTCGAGGGCGCCAGGAACCGGGCGGCGGAGCTGGGCGAACCGCACCGCGGCGAATTCGTCGACGTGGCCGACGAGGACTCCGTCGCAACGCTATTCGAGCAGACCGGCCCCGTCGACGCCGTGGTTAGCTGCGCCGGGTTCTCGACCATCGGCCTGATCGTCGACATGGCGGTCGAGCAATTCCGGTCCGTCATCGACGTCTGCCTCACCGGTGCGTTCATCGTCGCGAAGTACGCGGGCCGCCACCTCGTAGACGGCGGATCGCTGGTGTCGATCTCATCGCTCAACGGCCGCCAGCCCGCCGTCGGCATGGTGGCCTACTGCTCTGCGAAGGCGGGTCTCTCGATGCTGACTCAGGTGGCGGCACTCGAACTCGCACCGCGCGGCATCCGAGTGAACGCCGTCGCTCCCGGCTTCGTGCACACCCCCCTCACCGAGGGCGCCGCCATGGTCCCGGGCGTGGTCGAGGAGTACGTGGAGAACACGCCACTGGGCCGGGCAGGCACGGCCGAGGACGTCGCCGAGGCCGTGCTGTACCTGACCAAGGCGGCGTGGCTGACCGGTGAGGTACTCGACCTCAACGGCGGTGCCCACATGATGCGCTACCCCGACATCATGGGTCACATCATGAAACTGTCTGCGCAATAA
- a CDS encoding NAD-dependent epimerase/dehydratase family protein yields the protein MTDAVLVTGAFGLVGSSTVKRLAADGRRVVATDLDIAANQKAAQKLPAGVEVQYADLTDPAAVDALIAGIAPAAIIHLAAIIPPFIYTRRALAEKVNVGATASLLAAAEALPSPPRFVLASSIAVYGARNPYTHPDLLTAETPLNPADVYGAHKAAAEKLVRASSLDWVILRLGGVLTVDPAAYMKLDNLYFEGLLPTDGRLQTVDVRDVARAFAAATTADAVGETLLIGGDDTHRLIQGDVAPAMAAAMGLVGGMPTGLKGDPNSAEDWFNTDWMDTTRAQEVLHHQHHSWPEMLIETANKAGARRHLLRVAAPLTKAIFTRRAAYHGRTAPYADPWGAITEKWADPRPDGGTP from the coding sequence ATGACGGACGCCGTACTCGTGACGGGCGCCTTCGGGCTGGTGGGATCGTCGACGGTGAAGCGGCTCGCCGCCGATGGCCGCCGGGTGGTGGCCACCGACCTCGACATTGCGGCGAACCAGAAGGCGGCCCAAAAGCTGCCGGCCGGGGTCGAAGTGCAGTACGCCGACCTGACCGATCCCGCCGCCGTCGACGCACTGATCGCGGGCATCGCGCCCGCGGCCATCATCCACCTCGCCGCGATCATTCCGCCGTTCATCTATACGCGCCGTGCGCTGGCCGAGAAGGTGAACGTCGGCGCGACGGCATCCCTGTTGGCGGCCGCCGAGGCGCTGCCCAGCCCGCCCCGCTTCGTCCTGGCCTCCAGCATCGCGGTCTACGGCGCGCGCAACCCGTACACGCACCCCGACCTGCTGACCGCCGAGACGCCACTGAACCCCGCGGACGTCTACGGCGCCCACAAGGCCGCGGCGGAGAAGCTGGTTCGCGCGTCGTCCCTGGACTGGGTGATCCTGCGACTCGGTGGCGTACTCACCGTCGATCCGGCGGCGTACATGAAGCTGGACAACCTCTACTTCGAGGGACTGCTGCCGACCGACGGCAGGTTGCAGACCGTCGACGTGCGCGACGTCGCGAGGGCGTTCGCCGCGGCCACCACCGCGGACGCGGTCGGCGAGACACTGCTCATCGGTGGCGACGACACCCACCGGCTGATTCAGGGTGACGTCGCCCCGGCCATGGCGGCGGCGATGGGTCTCGTCGGCGGCATGCCCACCGGACTGAAGGGTGACCCGAACAGTGCCGAGGACTGGTTCAACACCGACTGGATGGACACCACCCGTGCGCAGGAAGTGCTCCACCACCAACACCATTCGTGGCCCGAGATGCTGATCGAGACGGCCAACAAGGCGGGCGCCAGGCGCCATCTGCTGCGCGTCGCCGCGCCACTGACCAAGGCGATCTTCACCCGCCGCGCCGCCTACCACGGTCGGACCGCGCCGTACGCCGATCCGTGGGGGGCGATCACCGAGAAGTGGGCCGATCCACGACCAGACGGAGGCACGCCATGA
- a CDS encoding formylglycine-generating enzyme family protein, translating to MNADFAWIPPQTARLGSDVHYTEEAPVRAVTVDGFWLQTRQVTNADFASFVEATGYQTVAERPPDPQDYPDAPPENLQPGSMVFHRTPGPVDLRHLSQWWTWTPGACWNRPRGPRSSVRGRERHPVVHVAYDDAAAYAEWADLALPTEAQWEVGARGGLDGTTYTWGDTPEGPGQKRANYWHGEFPYLPDTGYGTTQPVGTFAPNDYGLFDMAGNVWEWTTDWWTDDKAIESCCAADSYDPAQPQFRIGRRVVKGGSFLCADSYCLRYRPAARRPQMVDTGMSHIGFRCIRASDPGEDQRSRQ from the coding sequence ATGAACGCCGACTTCGCCTGGATCCCACCGCAGACCGCACGCCTGGGCTCCGACGTCCACTACACCGAGGAGGCGCCCGTCCGCGCGGTCACCGTCGACGGGTTCTGGCTGCAGACCCGCCAGGTCACCAACGCCGACTTCGCCTCCTTCGTCGAAGCCACCGGCTACCAGACCGTCGCGGAGCGCCCGCCCGATCCGCAGGACTATCCCGACGCACCGCCGGAGAATCTTCAACCCGGATCGATGGTCTTTCACCGGACCCCGGGTCCGGTCGACCTTCGGCACCTGAGCCAATGGTGGACGTGGACACCCGGCGCCTGTTGGAACCGGCCCCGGGGGCCACGGTCGTCGGTGCGCGGTCGCGAGCGGCACCCCGTCGTCCACGTCGCCTACGACGACGCAGCGGCCTACGCGGAATGGGCGGACCTTGCCCTGCCGACGGAAGCGCAGTGGGAGGTCGGAGCCCGCGGTGGCCTCGACGGCACGACCTACACCTGGGGCGACACCCCAGAGGGACCCGGCCAGAAGCGCGCCAACTACTGGCACGGCGAGTTCCCGTATCTACCCGACACCGGCTACGGCACCACCCAGCCGGTGGGCACCTTCGCGCCCAACGATTACGGCCTCTTCGACATGGCAGGCAACGTCTGGGAGTGGACCACCGACTGGTGGACCGATGACAAGGCCATCGAATCATGCTGCGCGGCAGACAGTTACGATCCAGCGCAGCCACAGTTCAGGATCGGCCGCAGAGTCGTCAAGGGCGGCTCGTTCCTGTGCGCGGACAGCTACTGCCTGCGCTACCGCCCCGCCGCCCGGCGTCCGCAGATGGTCGACACCGGGATGAGCCACATCGGCTTCCGCTGCATCCGGGCGTCTGACCCTGGTGAAGACCAACGGTCTAGGCAATGA
- a CDS encoding HAD family hydrolase: MLDSWRDGPTKSAIVEFVGRVTTPGPDHVAPEARVAVFDNDGTLWCEKPMYIQLDFLLRRFKEQAEADASLRSRQPYQAAYTGDLTWLGDAVTKHYQGDDADFKVLLGAVLTAHHAITVEEHAGRIAAFFAEAEHPTLGRPYTSCGYAPMVELLRYLEANGFTNYIVSGGGRDFMRPITGPMYGIAPERVVGSSVGLTYRDANVYTTAEPEFLDDGPIKPVRLWSRIGRRPIFAAGNSNGDIEMLEFTAGLRLLLLHDDADREFAYVAGAERALERADTHDWTVASMRDDWTTVFEGR, encoded by the coding sequence ATGCTGGATTCTTGGCGGGACGGTCCGACGAAGTCGGCGATCGTCGAGTTCGTCGGCCGCGTGACCACACCCGGTCCTGATCACGTCGCGCCGGAGGCCCGGGTCGCGGTTTTCGACAACGACGGCACGCTGTGGTGCGAGAAGCCGATGTACATCCAACTCGACTTTCTCCTGCGCCGCTTCAAGGAGCAGGCCGAGGCGGACGCCTCACTCCGCTCGAGGCAGCCCTACCAGGCCGCCTACACCGGGGACCTGACGTGGCTGGGCGACGCCGTCACCAAGCACTACCAGGGCGACGACGCCGACTTCAAAGTCCTTCTGGGAGCGGTCCTCACCGCACACCACGCGATCACCGTCGAGGAGCACGCGGGCCGGATCGCTGCGTTCTTCGCCGAGGCCGAACATCCGACGCTGGGGCGGCCATACACGTCGTGCGGGTATGCGCCGATGGTCGAGCTGCTGCGGTACCTCGAGGCCAACGGGTTCACGAACTACATCGTCTCCGGTGGCGGCCGTGACTTCATGCGCCCGATCACCGGTCCGATGTACGGCATCGCACCGGAACGCGTGGTCGGCAGTTCGGTGGGGTTGACCTACCGAGACGCCAACGTCTACACCACCGCCGAGCCCGAATTCCTCGACGACGGACCGATCAAGCCCGTGCGACTGTGGAGCCGCATCGGCCGCCGACCGATCTTCGCGGCGGGAAACTCGAACGGCGACATCGAGATGCTGGAGTTCACCGCCGGGCTCCGACTGCTCCTGCTACACGACGACGCAGACCGCGAATTCGCCTACGTCGCCGGGGCGGAGAGGGCACTCGAGCGCGCCGATACGCACGACTGGACGGTCGCCAGCATGCGCGATGACTGGACGACCGTCTTTGAGGGCCGCTAG
- a CDS encoding 3-beta-hydroxysteroid dehydrogenase, with protein sequence MGDPTLTTDLGRVLVTGGSGFVGTNLVTELLDRGHAVRSFDRVPSPLSPRDGLQTAVGDITAATDVARAVEGIDTVIHTAAVIDLMGGGSAPARERSFAVNVGGTQTLVRAAQAAGVKRFVYTASNSVVMGGQRITGGDETLPYTARFADLYTETKVAAEKFVLSENSADGTGMLTCSIRPSGIWGRGDQTMFRKLFESVLAGHVKVLVGSKDVKLDNSYVHNLIHGFLLAGEHLVPGGSAPGQAYFINDGEPINMFEFSRPVIEACGHRWPRLRISGRFVHVVMSAWQWLHFRFGLPQPPLEPLAVERVYLDNYFSTAKAERDLGYRPLYTTEAAMADCLPYYTKLYAEMKAVASPVPAPA encoded by the coding sequence ATGGGTGATCCAACACTGACAACCGATCTGGGCCGCGTGCTGGTGACCGGCGGTTCCGGTTTCGTCGGCACCAACCTGGTGACTGAGTTGCTCGACCGGGGTCACGCGGTCCGTTCCTTCGACCGGGTGCCGTCTCCGTTGTCCCCACGTGACGGGCTTCAGACGGCCGTCGGGGACATCACCGCTGCCACCGACGTGGCACGCGCCGTCGAGGGCATCGACACCGTCATCCACACCGCTGCCGTCATCGACCTGATGGGCGGCGGTTCCGCACCGGCTCGCGAGCGCAGTTTCGCCGTCAACGTCGGCGGCACCCAGACCCTGGTGCGGGCAGCGCAGGCCGCAGGTGTGAAGCGGTTCGTCTACACCGCGTCCAACAGCGTCGTCATGGGCGGTCAGCGCATCACCGGAGGTGACGAGACACTGCCCTACACGGCGCGATTCGCCGACCTGTACACCGAGACCAAGGTTGCGGCCGAGAAGTTCGTGCTGTCCGAAAACAGCGCCGACGGCACCGGGATGCTCACCTGCAGCATCCGGCCCAGCGGCATCTGGGGCCGCGGCGACCAGACGATGTTCCGCAAGTTGTTCGAGAGCGTGCTCGCCGGACACGTCAAGGTCCTCGTGGGGAGTAAGGACGTCAAACTCGACAACTCCTACGTGCACAACCTCATTCACGGTTTCCTGCTCGCCGGTGAACATCTGGTGCCCGGCGGGTCGGCGCCCGGCCAGGCATACTTCATCAACGACGGCGAGCCGATCAACATGTTCGAGTTCTCGCGACCGGTGATCGAGGCATGCGGACACCGCTGGCCGAGGTTGCGCATCTCGGGACGGTTCGTCCACGTGGTGATGTCGGCCTGGCAGTGGCTGCACTTCCGCTTTGGCCTGCCGCAGCCGCCGCTCGAACCGCTTGCCGTGGAACGGGTTTACCTCGACAACTACTTTTCCACCGCGAAGGCCGAGCGGGACCTCGGGTACCGTCCGCTCTACACCACCGAGGCCGCGATGGCGGACTGTCTGCCGTACTACACGAAGCTGTACGCCGAGATGAAGGCCGTCGCGTCACCCGTGCCCGCACCCGCGTGA
- a CDS encoding exodeoxyribonuclease VII small subunit, translated as MKPISHMGYEESRDELIEVVRQLEQGGLDLDASLKLWERGEELAKRCEEHLAGAREKVEKALAARDDEEA; from the coding sequence ATGAAGCCCATTAGTCACATGGGGTACGAAGAATCCCGCGACGAGCTGATCGAGGTGGTGCGCCAACTCGAGCAGGGCGGACTGGACCTCGATGCCTCTCTCAAGCTCTGGGAAAGGGGCGAAGAGCTGGCCAAACGGTGTGAGGAACACCTCGCCGGCGCGCGGGAGAAAGTGGAGAAGGCGCTGGCCGCCCGCGATGACGAAGAAGCTTGA
- the xseA gene encoding exodeoxyribonuclease VII large subunit yields MTEPAQGKSPDNPWPVRSVAMMVKDWIDRLGTVWVEGQIAQMNVRPNSSTAYITLRDPAADMSLQITCPRDLVHNAPVKLAEGTQVIMHGRPTFFVGRGSFSLRVNQIRAVGIGELLARIDRLRKLLDAEGLFDPRLKRPIPFLPATVGLITGRASAAERDVMSVAETRWPAVRFAVRNTIVQGPSAVAQIVGALRELDADPDVDVIVLARGGGSVEDLLPFSDETLCREIAKCSTPVISAIGHEPDNPLCDLVADVRAATPTDAAKRVVPDAAAEQALVAELCGRSARALRNWVHREQHTVSQLRTRPVLAQPLAALAARADEIHRARATARRDVVRLVEAEGRSVAHLSARLVTLGPAATLARGYAVVQVASGDRAVLRSTNDAPAGTRLRIRVTDGAITTISEGSDEAH; encoded by the coding sequence GTGACCGAACCCGCCCAGGGCAAGTCTCCCGACAATCCGTGGCCGGTCCGCTCCGTCGCGATGATGGTCAAGGACTGGATCGATCGCCTCGGCACGGTGTGGGTCGAGGGGCAGATCGCCCAGATGAACGTCAGGCCCAACTCCTCGACCGCCTACATCACGCTCCGTGATCCGGCCGCGGACATGTCGCTGCAGATCACCTGCCCGCGCGATCTGGTGCACAACGCGCCGGTGAAGCTCGCAGAAGGCACCCAGGTGATCATGCACGGCAGGCCGACCTTCTTCGTCGGTCGCGGGTCCTTCTCGCTGCGGGTGAATCAGATCCGGGCCGTCGGCATCGGCGAACTGCTGGCCCGCATCGATCGGCTGCGCAAGCTGCTCGACGCCGAGGGCCTGTTCGATCCCCGCCTCAAGCGCCCGATCCCGTTCCTGCCCGCCACCGTCGGCCTCATCACGGGGCGCGCCTCGGCCGCCGAACGCGACGTCATGTCCGTCGCCGAAACACGTTGGCCTGCGGTTCGTTTCGCCGTCCGCAACACCATCGTGCAGGGACCCAGCGCGGTCGCGCAGATCGTCGGCGCACTCCGCGAGCTCGACGCAGATCCCGACGTCGACGTCATCGTGCTCGCCCGCGGCGGCGGCAGCGTCGAGGATCTGCTGCCCTTCTCCGACGAGACATTGTGCCGCGAGATCGCCAAGTGCTCGACACCGGTGATCAGCGCGATCGGACACGAACCCGACAACCCGCTCTGCGACCTCGTCGCCGACGTGCGGGCCGCCACCCCGACCGACGCGGCCAAGCGGGTGGTGCCGGACGCCGCGGCGGAGCAGGCGCTGGTGGCGGAGCTGTGCGGCCGCAGCGCCCGAGCTCTCCGCAACTGGGTGCACCGGGAACAGCACACAGTCAGCCAGCTGCGGACCCGTCCCGTGTTGGCGCAACCGCTGGCGGCGCTCGCCGCCCGGGCGGACGAGATTCACCGCGCCAGAGCGACCGCCCGCCGCGACGTCGTCCGGCTCGTGGAGGCCGAGGGCCGTAGCGTCGCGCACCTGTCCGCCCGGCTCGTGACACTGGGACCGGCGGCCACGCTGGCGCGGGGGTACGCCGTGGTCCAGGTCGCGTCGGGCGACCGGGCCGTGCTCAGGTCGACGAACGACGCGCCCGCGGGCACCCGACTCCGGATCCGCGTCACCGACGGCGCCATCACCACGATCAGCGAGGGATCAGATGAAGCCCATTAG
- a CDS encoding lipid droplet-associated protein: protein MATAPYGVRLLLGAAVTALDETRRLPQTIITYPMTIVSQVAHLVMKMQQDVADLVIRGDETLDQLFPPKDEQPEWAIFDEDDADADGDSDVDDDQSPRNGERLTEGRFALYSTGEPETREDRPPSKVTAAAVPGVVAELDYESLTLAQLRARLPSLKVGDLEALLAFEESTKSRAPYQTLLANRITRATAK, encoded by the coding sequence ATGGCTACCGCACCTTATGGAGTCCGCCTGCTGCTGGGAGCGGCCGTGACCGCGCTCGATGAAACGCGCAGGCTGCCGCAGACCATCATCACCTACCCGATGACCATCGTCAGCCAGGTCGCGCACCTCGTCATGAAGATGCAGCAGGACGTCGCCGACCTGGTCATCAGGGGTGATGAGACGCTGGACCAGCTATTCCCACCGAAGGATGAGCAGCCGGAGTGGGCGATCTTCGACGAGGACGACGCCGACGCCGACGGAGACTCCGATGTCGACGACGATCAGTCACCCCGCAACGGTGAACGCCTGACCGAGGGCAGGTTCGCGCTGTACAGCACCGGCGAGCCCGAGACCCGCGAGGATCGGCCCCCGAGCAAGGTCACAGCGGCGGCCGTACCCGGCGTCGTGGCCGAGCTGGACTACGAGTCGTTGACGCTGGCCCAGTTGCGGGCCCGGTTGCCGTCGCTGAAGGTCGGCGATCTCGAGGCGCTCCTGGCGTTCGAGGAATCCACCAAGTCGCGCGCGCCCTACCAGACGCTGCTGGCCAACAGGATCACCCGCGCGACCGCCAAGTGA
- a CDS encoding 4-hydroxy-3-methylbut-2-enyl diphosphate reductase produces the protein MPPTINMGMPGATRTVVAPTEGKRVLLAEPRGYCAGVDRAVETVEKALEQHGAPVYVRHEIVHNRYVVETLAKAGAVFVEQTDEVPEGSIVVFSAHGVAPTVHVEAAERNLTTIDATCPLVTKVHNEAKRFARDDYDILLVGHEGHEEVVGTAGEAPDHVQLVDGPESVDKVVVRDEDKVIWLSQTTLSVDETMETVKRLRERFPKLQDPPSDDICYATQNRQVAVKAMAPECELVIVVGSRNSSNSVRLVEVALGAGANASHLVDYAEDIDPTWLDGVTTVGVTSGASVPEVLVRGVLDRLAEYGYGTVQPVTTANETLVFTLPRAIRPKRNA, from the coding sequence ATGCCGCCGACGATCAACATGGGTATGCCGGGCGCCACCCGCACCGTCGTGGCGCCCACCGAGGGCAAGCGGGTCCTGCTCGCCGAGCCGCGTGGCTACTGCGCCGGCGTCGACCGCGCCGTCGAGACCGTGGAGAAGGCCCTCGAGCAACACGGGGCTCCCGTCTACGTCCGGCACGAGATCGTCCACAACCGCTACGTCGTGGAGACGCTGGCCAAGGCGGGCGCCGTGTTCGTCGAGCAGACCGACGAGGTGCCCGAGGGGTCCATCGTCGTGTTCTCCGCCCACGGTGTCGCCCCGACCGTGCACGTCGAGGCTGCCGAGCGGAACCTGACCACCATCGACGCCACCTGCCCACTCGTGACCAAGGTGCACAACGAGGCCAAGCGCTTCGCCCGCGACGACTACGACATCCTGCTCGTCGGCCATGAAGGCCATGAGGAGGTCGTCGGCACCGCGGGTGAGGCCCCCGACCACGTCCAGCTGGTCGACGGCCCCGAGTCGGTCGACAAGGTCGTCGTGCGTGACGAGGACAAGGTCATCTGGCTCTCGCAGACCACGCTGAGCGTCGACGAGACCATGGAGACGGTCAAGCGGCTACGGGAGCGCTTCCCCAAGTTGCAGGATCCGCCCAGCGACGACATCTGCTACGCCACCCAGAACCGGCAGGTCGCCGTCAAGGCGATGGCGCCGGAGTGCGAGCTGGTGATCGTGGTCGGATCGCGCAACTCGTCGAACTCGGTGCGGCTGGTGGAGGTGGCGCTCGGCGCGGGCGCGAACGCTTCGCACCTAGTCGACTACGCCGAGGACATCGATCCGACGTGGCTCGACGGCGTGACGACCGTCGGGGTGACCTCCGGCGCCTCGGTGCCCGAGGTGCTGGTGCGCGGGGTGCTGGATCGGCTCGCCGAGTACGGCTACGGCACGGTGCAGCCCGTGACGACCGCCAACGAGACGTTGGTGTTCACGCTGCCGCGCGCGATCCGCCCCAAGCGCAACGCGTAG